In Candidatus Campbellbacteria bacterium, the following are encoded in one genomic region:
- a CDS encoding nucleoside-diphosphate kinase, which yields MDHPKKEQTFVMVKPDGVQRSLVGEIVSRIERTGLKLVGLKMLVPGRSQAAEHYGKDEAWCEKVGNRIIENIKDSGEKPGKSALEYGQEVLEGLYDFLTAGPVVQMVFEGNQAVGVVKKIVGDTEPLSSDVGTIRGDLTVDSYEIANVDGRAVRNLIHCSDEREEAKREIQVWFSKDELVRYRHINERMLYDVNIDGILE from the coding sequence ATGGATCATCCTAAAAAAGAACAAACGTTTGTAATGGTAAAACCCGATGGCGTACAACGTTCGCTTGTCGGAGAGATAGTTTCTCGCATTGAAAGAACTGGTTTGAAACTAGTCGGGCTTAAAATGCTTGTGCCCGGTCGATCCCAGGCGGCAGAGCATTACGGCAAGGACGAAGCATGGTGCGAGAAAGTAGGAAACCGAATAATTGAAAACATAAAAGACAGTGGAGAAAAGCCGGGTAAATCGGCTCTCGAATACGGACAAGAAGTTTTGGAAGGGTTATATGATTTTCTTACCGCGGGACCTGTAGTTCAGATGGTGTTTGAAGGCAATCAAGCCGTTGGAGTAGTTAAAAAAATTGTTGGTGACACAGAACCGCTATCGTCTGACGTCGGAACTATTCGCGGAGACCTGACCGTTGACTCTTATGAAATAGCTAATGTAGATGGTCGTGCGGTAAGGAATTTGATCCACTGCTCAGATGAACGGGAAGAAGCCAAGCGTGAAATACAAGTTTGGTTTAGCAAAGATGAGCTGGTGCGCTATCGTCATATCAATGAGCGTATGCTCTATGACGTCAACATAGACGGGATTCTCGAGTAG
- a CDS encoding mechanosensitive ion channel family protein: MINRIITVLVLLILSGAAWLALSIWESTFFTSLFYTFVALATVYVVFKLIAEPIAVHNTRDAKSRYLMRKFITITTVVITLGAVLAIWVDDAQTLFVSYGIIGAGLAFALQDLFKNLAGGMLLFTKGIYRIGDRVEIDGSVGDVIDIGMLYTTLLEIQNWIDGDQTTGRMVIIPNNKVISGMTFNYSKDHSFIWDEIMVPITYESDWRKARDLMVKISSDETAGSAKTASEMITRLKKRYFISARETEPSVFMRLTDNWIQLTVRFVVPVKDRRLVNDRLSHLILETFEKDSNIEIASETFVVRSKQAS, encoded by the coding sequence ATGATAAATAGGATCATAACAGTATTAGTTCTTTTGATTTTGTCCGGCGCCGCTTGGCTCGCCTTGAGTATTTGGGAGTCTACTTTCTTTACTTCGCTTTTCTATACGTTTGTTGCGCTGGCCACTGTTTATGTAGTGTTTAAGCTCATCGCCGAGCCGATAGCGGTACATAATACCCGGGACGCCAAGTCGCGGTATCTTATGCGGAAGTTCATAACCATAACCACAGTGGTTATCACCCTGGGAGCGGTTTTGGCGATCTGGGTTGATGATGCTCAGACCTTGTTTGTTTCTTACGGGATCATTGGTGCCGGTCTGGCCTTTGCTCTCCAAGACTTGTTTAAGAACCTGGCCGGAGGAATGCTGCTTTTTACCAAGGGGATATACCGAATCGGTGATCGGGTTGAAATTGACGGCTCAGTCGGTGACGTGATCGATATCGGCATGCTCTACACTACTTTGCTTGAGATTCAAAACTGGATAGACGGCGACCAAACCACCGGTCGAATGGTTATTATTCCGAACAATAAAGTGATCTCTGGAATGACCTTTAACTATAGCAAGGATCATAGCTTTATCTGGGATGAAATAATGGTCCCAATTACTTACGAGAGTGATTGGAGAAAGGCTCGTGATCTGATGGTTAAAATTTCGAGCGACGAAACAGCCGGAAGCGCTAAGACAGCCAGTGAGATGATCACTCGGCTTAAAAAAAGATACTTTATCTCGGCCCGAGAAACTGAGCCGTCAGTATTTATGCGGCTGACCGACAACTGGATTCAGCTTACGGTCCGATTCGTGGTACCGGTAAAAGACAGGCGCCTTGTTAATGATAGGCTCAGTCATCTTATTCTTGAGACTTTTGAGAAGGATAGCAATATTGAGATAGCTTCTGAGACGTTTGTGGTACGCTCTAAGCAAGCTAGTTAA
- a CDS encoding DUF1653 domain-containing protein — MSLKTFSRVPEPGFYYHQKHDPQESINNYAYEVTGIGFHTENDRMFLVYRPLYESPAYKASKEFGVPCFYIRPLEMWLETAKESGEIVLLFQKITDPITTAELARIRQEMYP, encoded by the coding sequence ATGTCACTGAAGACGTTTTCGCGAGTGCCGGAACCTGGTTTCTACTACCACCAAAAGCACGATCCACAGGAATCAATAAACAACTACGCTTACGAAGTAACCGGAATTGGTTTCCACACCGAGAACGACAGGATGTTCCTCGTCTATCGTCCCTTGTATGAATCTCCGGCCTACAAAGCATCAAAAGAGTTCGGAGTTCCTTGTTTTTACATACGACCTCTTGAAATGTGGCTAGAAACCGCAAAGGAAAGCGGGGAGATAGTTTTGCTTTTTCAAAAAATTACCGATCCCATAACCACCGCAGAGCTAGCAAGGATCCGTCAGGAAATGTATCCATAG
- a CDS encoding alpha/beta fold hydrolase encodes MKKAIILHGMSDNKQSYYNPDGDAESNSHWLPWLQKQLIVRDVLAQTPEMPEPHMPNYEKWCSVFNQFKIDEETDLIGHSCGAGFLLRWLTENKQKVRKVVLVAPWVDPTNELGDQNTFFNFEIDAGLAERTSSVYIFNSSNDDEVIHESVKRILEKLPSAQLIEMKNKGHFTFSGMSTRKFPELAATLLE; translated from the coding sequence ATGAAAAAAGCTATCATCCTTCATGGGATGTCTGACAACAAGCAGAGCTACTACAATCCTGATGGAGATGCCGAATCTAACTCTCATTGGCTACCCTGGCTTCAGAAACAGCTCATTGTCAGAGATGTTCTTGCGCAAACTCCAGAAATGCCAGAACCACATATGCCAAACTATGAGAAATGGTGTTCAGTATTCAATCAATTCAAGATAGATGAGGAGACTGATTTGATTGGACATAGTTGTGGAGCTGGTTTTTTGCTGCGTTGGCTCACTGAAAACAAGCAAAAAGTTAGGAAGGTGGTCCTTGTTGCTCCCTGGGTAGATCCGACTAATGAACTTGGAGATCAAAACACCTTCTTTAATTTTGAGATAGACGCTGGGTTGGCTGAACGAACTAGTAGCGTTTACATATTCAATTCATCGAACGACGATGAGGTGATTCATGAAAGCGTGAAGCGGATTCTCGAAAAATTACCTTCAGCTCAACTAATAGAGATGAAAAACAAAGGCCACTTTACCTTTTCTGGGATGAGCACCAGAAAATTCCCTGAGCTTGCCGCTACTCTACTTGAGTAA
- the ftsE gene encoding cell division ATP-binding protein FtsE: protein MIIFDNVTKIYGNGVPAIEKVAFGVEPGEFVSIVGHSGAGKSTLVKLLLAEEMPSEGTVLFDKVDIHNLRKRDINLLRRRLGVVFQDFRLLPHKTVFENVAFAMEVSERTDSEIESDVPYALELVGLENKEENFPNELSGGEAQRLAIARAIVTQPDVLIADEPTGNLDPVNIHDIIRILEKINSLGTTILLTTHNKGVVDSLDQRVITMENGRIVRDDRKGRYII from the coding sequence ATGATAATTTTTGATAATGTAACGAAAATATACGGCAACGGCGTACCGGCGATCGAAAAAGTCGCTTTTGGGGTCGAGCCGGGCGAGTTTGTCTCTATTGTCGGCCATTCGGGCGCCGGGAAATCTACCCTCGTAAAGCTTTTGTTAGCCGAAGAGATGCCTAGCGAAGGAACGGTACTTTTTGACAAGGTGGATATACATAATTTACGCAAGCGCGACATAAACCTTCTACGTAGGCGGTTGGGTGTGGTATTTCAGGATTTTCGTCTGCTTCCGCACAAAACCGTATTTGAGAATGTGGCTTTTGCGATGGAGGTCTCGGAGCGCACCGACAGTGAGATCGAATCTGATGTTCCTTACGCGTTGGAGTTGGTGGGACTCGAAAACAAAGAAGAGAATTTCCCTAACGAGTTATCCGGCGGTGAGGCGCAACGTCTCGCTATAGCTCGCGCGATCGTAACCCAGCCGGATGTATTAATAGCTGACGAGCCTACAGGAAACTTGGATCCGGTAAATATTCACGACATAATACGAATCCTGGAGAAGATAAACAGTTTGGGTACAACAATTTTGTTGACTACTCATAATAAAGGAGTCGTGGATTCGTTGGATCAGCGCGTCATAACAATGGAAAACGGCCGGATCGTTCGTGACGATAGAAAGGGGCGATACATTATTTAA
- a CDS encoding ribonucleoside-diphosphate reductase subunit alpha translates to MSYQWLNENSRTFLERGYLQKGATPESRVREIAETAEKILEKPGFADKFEKYMAAGYYSLATPVWINFGLNTGLPISCFGSYIPDDMANILYTQAEVGMMSKFGGGTSAYFGELRGRGATIKDRGHSSGSVHFMQLFETITNIVSQGSVRRGQFSPYLPIDHPDIEEFLDIGSEGNPIQKLTHGVTVDDKWLQGMIDGDEDKRRIWAKLIERRGQMGYPYIFFTDNVNNNTVDVYKDKDLKIYASNLCTEIMLPSRSDWSFVCDLSSMNLLYYDEWKDTDAVETMTQLLDAVMSEFIQKLEALRDSDDKDDRLAFLFMERAYNFATANRAIGLGALGWHSLLQSKMIPLESDEANEINAEIFKTIRDKAYAASSQMAKDYGEPEILKGYGRRNTTVMAVAPTTSSAFIIGQVSQSIEPYFSNCYVKDIDKMKVTIRNSSLEKLLEEKGKNDRETWSSIRDNDGSVQHLSFLNENEKAVFRTFAEIDQSVIIKQAADRQEYIDQAQSLNLMIPPDMSAKEINELYLLAWRQGVKTLYYQHSMNAAQQLSRAKVCIACEA, encoded by the coding sequence ATGTCGTACCAATGGCTAAATGAAAACTCTCGTACTTTTCTTGAACGTGGATACCTCCAGAAGGGAGCTACCCCGGAGAGCCGCGTTCGTGAGATCGCTGAGACCGCTGAAAAGATCCTTGAAAAACCCGGTTTTGCTGATAAATTTGAAAAATACATGGCCGCCGGCTATTACTCGCTCGCTACGCCGGTCTGGATCAACTTTGGCTTAAATACCGGTTTACCGATAAGCTGTTTTGGTTCTTACATTCCGGATGATATGGCGAACATTCTCTATACTCAGGCGGAGGTGGGAATGATGAGTAAGTTCGGCGGCGGAACGTCGGCTTACTTTGGTGAGCTGCGCGGTCGTGGCGCGACGATCAAAGATCGCGGGCATTCATCCGGTTCCGTCCATTTTATGCAGCTGTTTGAGACGATCACTAATATTGTCAGTCAGGGCTCGGTACGGCGCGGACAGTTTTCTCCATATTTGCCGATCGATCATCCGGACATTGAAGAATTCCTTGATATTGGTTCAGAAGGGAATCCTATCCAGAAGCTCACTCACGGTGTCACCGTTGATGACAAGTGGCTGCAGGGGATGATCGACGGCGACGAGGATAAGCGCCGTATTTGGGCGAAACTCATCGAACGGCGCGGACAAATGGGCTATCCCTATATTTTCTTCACTGACAATGTGAACAACAATACCGTTGATGTTTATAAAGATAAGGATCTCAAAATCTACGCGAGCAATCTCTGCACAGAGATCATGCTTCCGTCGCGGTCAGATTGGTCGTTTGTCTGCGATCTCTCCTCAATGAACCTGCTGTACTATGACGAATGGAAGGACACGGATGCCGTCGAGACAATGACGCAACTTCTCGACGCTGTTATGAGCGAGTTTATACAAAAGCTAGAGGCTTTGCGTGATTCGGACGATAAAGATGATCGACTCGCATTCTTGTTTATGGAGCGCGCGTACAATTTCGCAACCGCGAACCGCGCGATCGGACTCGGCGCACTCGGCTGGCATTCTCTGCTGCAATCGAAAATGATCCCACTCGAGAGCGATGAAGCGAATGAGATAAATGCTGAGATCTTCAAAACCATTCGTGACAAAGCTTATGCCGCTTCTTCCCAGATGGCTAAGGATTATGGCGAACCCGAAATTCTCAAAGGCTATGGCCGCCGCAACACAACCGTTATGGCGGTTGCACCGACCACGTCCTCGGCTTTTATTATCGGTCAAGTGTCTCAGAGTATCGAACCCTACTTCTCTAACTGCTATGTCAAAGACATCGATAAGATGAAGGTAACGATCCGCAATAGCTCGCTTGAGAAGCTGCTTGAAGAAAAAGGAAAAAATGATCGCGAAACCTGGAGCAGTATCCGTGACAACGACGGTTCCGTCCAGCACCTCTCATTCCTTAACGAGAATGAAAAAGCTGTCTTTCGCACGTTCGCCGAGATCGACCAATCTGTGATCATCAAGCAGGCGGCAGATAGGCAAGAGTACATTGATCAGGCCCAGTCTCTCAATCTAATGATCCCGCCGGATATGTCCGCCAAGGAAATAAACGAACTCTATCTCTTGGCCTGGCGTCAAGGAGTAAAAACACTGTACTACCAACATAGCATGAATGCAGCCCAACAACTCAGCCGAGCAAAGGTGTGCATTGCGTGTGAAGCATAA
- a CDS encoding CTP synthase, which translates to MPHDDHKYVFVIGGVMSGVGKGITSASIGSILQDKGYKVNLVKVDPYLNVDAGTMNPTEHGEVFVLNSGLETDQDLGNYERFMDRDQAHEDYITSGMVYRDVIERERRLEYGGKCVEAVPHIRDEIISRFQRAANKNDSDVSVIEIGGTVGDYQNIMFIEAARVLKIYNPKNVQFVLVSYLPIPDKIGEMKTKPTQNAVRQLNSYGVQTDLLIARSEKALDQKRKEKIAISCNIYPDKVISAPDIESIYDVPINFEADSLGQILLDGLKLESRSENGLIKWREFVDKTKSAEKKVKIAVVGKYFDSGEFLLSDAYVSVIEAIKFSSYEMNAEPEIFWLNSKEFGKDPEKVEELREYDGIIVPGGFGERGIEGKINVIRFAREERTPYFGLCYGMQLLLVEYARNVLGLDDANTAEIDPDADHLIIDVMESQKDNIENSKMGGTMRLGTYEAKLKEGSMVRRAYGKDSIEERHRHRYEVNPAYREQLEKSGMIFSGVSPDGSLAEISELPETEHPFFVGTQFHPEFLARPLRPHPLFNLFIKTALDRQK; encoded by the coding sequence ATGCCACACGATGACCACAAATATGTATTTGTAATTGGAGGAGTTATGTCTGGTGTCGGCAAAGGTATTACGTCCGCTTCGATCGGTAGTATCTTGCAGGATAAGGGTTATAAAGTAAATTTGGTCAAAGTTGATCCGTATCTAAACGTTGATGCGGGAACTATGAACCCCACCGAACACGGCGAAGTGTTCGTTCTAAATAGTGGCCTGGAAACAGATCAAGACCTTGGGAATTACGAGAGATTTATGGATCGTGACCAAGCGCACGAGGACTATATTACAAGCGGTATGGTCTATAGGGATGTTATAGAGCGCGAGCGCCGGCTTGAGTACGGCGGTAAATGCGTCGAGGCGGTTCCTCATATTCGTGATGAAATCATTTCTCGTTTTCAGAGAGCGGCGAATAAAAATGATTCCGATGTTTCCGTTATAGAGATAGGAGGTACGGTAGGAGATTATCAGAATATTATGTTCATTGAAGCGGCTCGTGTTTTGAAGATCTATAATCCCAAGAATGTACAATTTGTTCTTGTTTCCTATCTTCCTATTCCGGACAAAATCGGAGAAATGAAAACCAAGCCGACGCAAAATGCCGTGCGGCAGCTTAATTCATACGGAGTACAAACTGATCTATTGATCGCAAGAAGCGAGAAAGCGCTCGATCAAAAAAGGAAAGAGAAGATAGCTATTTCTTGTAACATATATCCTGACAAGGTGATCTCAGCTCCTGATATAGAAAGTATTTATGATGTACCGATCAATTTTGAAGCAGATTCTCTGGGTCAAATTCTTTTGGACGGCTTGAAACTAGAGTCGCGTTCAGAAAATGGGTTGATAAAGTGGCGTGAATTCGTAGATAAAACAAAAAGCGCCGAAAAGAAAGTAAAAATAGCTGTCGTTGGAAAGTACTTTGACAGCGGAGAGTTCCTCCTTTCTGACGCTTATGTGTCGGTTATAGAAGCTATCAAGTTTTCTTCTTATGAAATGAATGCCGAACCGGAGATCTTTTGGTTGAACTCAAAAGAGTTTGGTAAAGATCCTGAAAAGGTTGAAGAGCTTCGCGAATATGACGGCATTATAGTACCAGGTGGATTCGGAGAAAGGGGTATAGAAGGGAAGATAAATGTTATTCGGTTTGCCCGAGAGGAAAGAACTCCTTACTTCGGACTTTGTTATGGAATGCAACTGTTGTTAGTTGAGTACGCTCGCAATGTTCTTGGTCTCGATGATGCCAACACAGCTGAGATCGATCCAGACGCCGATCATTTGATAATAGACGTAATGGAGTCGCAAAAAGATAATATCGAAAACTCAAAAATGGGCGGGACGATGCGTCTGGGTACATATGAGGCTAAACTGAAAGAAGGGTCTATGGTACGTCGCGCCTACGGCAAGGACTCAATAGAGGAGCGCCACCGTCACCGCTATGAAGTCAATCCGGCTTATCGAGAGCAGTTAGAAAAAAGCGGTATGATCTTTTCCGGAGTTTCTCCAGACGGTTCTTTGGCAGAAATTTCTGAACTTCCAGAAACAGAACACCCGTTTTTTGTTGGTACTCAGTTTCACCCTGAGTTTCTCGCTCGACCTCTCCGACCACATCCTCTCTTTAATCTTTTCATAAAAACAGCTTTGGACAGGCAAAAATAG
- a CDS encoding PCRF domain-containing protein has product MSDSKDKVALQKRLDEIMKGMSSPDFWSNKERAQETVREMEEIKAKIEGVGKYDRGNAILHIYSGAGGDDADDFARMLLNMYRNYAEKMGWGVQVLSKSESNIGGIKTLFVEIVGKGAYGTLKSESGVHRLVRTSPFNSKGQRHTSFAMVEVLPVFEKTGEIEINSDDVEIEFSKSSGPGGQNVNKRETAVRVIHKDTGIAVQVSSERSQAQNREKAMQILAARLWEKQEEDRERLGKGLSPSTNTEPEWGSQIRSYVLHPYKMVKDHRTDTEVRNVEGVLEGDIEPFLRAQQ; this is encoded by the coding sequence ATGAGTGATTCGAAAGATAAAGTCGCATTGCAAAAACGCCTTGATGAGATAATGAAAGGGATGTCATCGCCGGACTTTTGGAGTAACAAAGAACGCGCGCAAGAAACGGTTCGTGAGATGGAAGAAATAAAAGCTAAGATAGAGGGTGTGGGTAAGTACGATCGTGGTAACGCGATCCTTCATATTTATTCCGGCGCCGGAGGGGATGACGCGGACGATTTTGCTCGAATGTTGCTTAATATGTACCGAAACTACGCGGAAAAAATGGGATGGGGAGTTCAAGTACTTTCAAAAAGTGAATCAAACATAGGAGGAATAAAAACTCTATTTGTCGAGATTGTTGGCAAGGGTGCATATGGTACACTAAAGAGCGAGTCTGGGGTTCATAGACTAGTCCGGACTTCGCCGTTTAACAGTAAAGGTCAGAGGCATACCTCGTTTGCGATGGTTGAAGTTTTGCCTGTATTTGAAAAAACCGGTGAGATAGAGATCAATTCTGATGATGTTGAAATAGAGTTTTCAAAATCCAGCGGTCCGGGAGGTCAGAATGTTAACAAGAGAGAAACGGCGGTCAGGGTGATCCATAAAGATACCGGTATCGCGGTTCAGGTTAGCTCTGAGCGCAGTCAAGCTCAGAATCGTGAAAAGGCTATGCAGATATTGGCGGCGCGCCTATGGGAGAAACAGGAAGAAGACCGAGAACGACTAGGAAAAGGACTTTCGCCGAGTACAAACACCGAGCCTGAATGGGGATCACAAATACGTTCGTACGTACTCCATCCTTACAAAATGGTAAAAGACCACCGAACGGATACAGAGGTAAGGAATGTAGAAGGAGTACTCGAAGGAGACATTGAACCTTTCTTAAGAGCACAACAATAA
- a CDS encoding permease-like cell division protein FtsX: MEMFFTNLRRIIRSGFVGFWRNAFVSLSSMLVMAVTIFVVGALYFTGIILEETLENIRERVDINVYITQEATEEETLSLQSKLENLEQVESVEYTSRDQALAEFQEENPDFNEAFDVLEKNPLNASLNVLATDTSEYDQIQSFLESNAALTEDGENIVERSNYNNNQVVIERLTSIMETTERVGIYATILLFVLSIIITFNTIRLAIFTSREEISVMRLVGASNTYIRGPFVITGIIGGIFAGTIVLMIFYPLTLWLGPQAQNFFGSVNIFDHYIDNFLELALIFVGLGIILGALSSFLAVRRYLYY, from the coding sequence ATGGAAATGTTCTTTACCAATCTAAGAAGAATTATACGATCAGGTTTTGTGGGCTTTTGGAGAAACGCTTTTGTTTCGCTTTCTTCGATGCTAGTTATGGCTGTTACTATATTTGTGGTAGGAGCTCTTTATTTTACTGGAATTATTCTCGAAGAAACACTTGAAAATATCCGCGAGCGAGTTGACATCAATGTATATATTACCCAGGAAGCTACGGAGGAAGAGACCTTGTCGCTTCAAAGTAAGCTTGAGAATTTGGAGCAAGTAGAATCCGTTGAATACACATCGCGAGATCAGGCTCTAGCGGAATTCCAGGAAGAGAACCCCGACTTCAATGAAGCTTTTGATGTTCTGGAGAAAAACCCGTTAAATGCCTCACTAAATGTTTTAGCAACCGATACTTCAGAGTATGATCAAATACAATCTTTCCTTGAAAGTAACGCCGCTTTAACAGAAGACGGAGAGAATATAGTAGAGCGCAGTAACTACAACAATAATCAGGTTGTTATTGAGAGACTAACTTCGATTATGGAGACCACGGAAAGGGTAGGTATATATGCGACGATACTTCTGTTCGTTCTATCAATTATCATTACCTTTAATACAATTCGTTTGGCGATATTTACCTCCCGGGAAGAAATATCTGTTATGCGTCTAGTGGGGGCCAGTAACACTTATATTCGGGGGCCTTTTGTAATTACCGGGATCATTGGAGGTATATTTGCCGGAACGATAGTCTTGATGATCTTCTACCCTCTGACTTTGTGGTTGGGTCCCCAGGCCCAAAACTTCTTTGGAAGCGTGAACATTTTCGATCACTATATTGATAACTTCTTGGAACTTGCTCTTATTTTTGTAGGTCTAGGTATAATTCTCGGCGCGCTTTCCAGTTTCCTCGCGGTGCGTCGTTACCTCTATTATTAA
- a CDS encoding ribonucleotide-diphosphate reductase subunit beta, translating to MQKTSITTIIKRDGSEEAFDLSKITAAISKAFDATDTGSAEEAKKVANTVYEKIATLCDHASADRDADERCNDGKPAVETIQDLVEESLMEHNYHEIAKRYILYRNERAKQREPDLFEKRTNLRPYEYPDLVEYVDAIRHSYWLHTEFNFTSDVQDFKVNVSDKERSAIKNAMLAVAQVEVAVKTFWGDIYKKMPKPEVGAVGYTFAESEVRHMDAYAHLLEILGLNDEFKRIKEIPAIHERLTYLEDILQRSRTNDNREYTEAILLFSLFTEHVSLFSQFLIIMSFNRHRNLFKGISNAVEATSKEEQIHGLFGSELINQIKREHPEWFDDEHKETIYQVCRDAYAAEEKIIDWIYEKGELDFLPAVTVKEFVKNRLNNSLERIGMERPFEVDEKRIEETDWFDDEVIATKHNDFFFKRSINYNKRSASVTSDDLF from the coding sequence ATGCAAAAGACTTCCATCACAACAATAATTAAACGAGACGGTTCCGAGGAAGCCTTTGATCTTTCCAAGATCACCGCAGCGATCTCAAAGGCTTTTGATGCGACCGATACAGGTTCGGCAGAAGAGGCGAAAAAAGTTGCCAATACAGTATATGAAAAGATCGCTACTTTATGCGATCACGCTTCTGCTGACAGAGACGCAGACGAGCGCTGCAACGATGGCAAGCCCGCCGTCGAGACCATTCAGGATCTTGTCGAAGAATCTCTTATGGAGCATAACTACCATGAGATAGCCAAACGCTATATCCTCTATCGCAACGAGCGTGCCAAACAGCGTGAACCCGACCTCTTCGAGAAGCGCACAAACCTACGCCCGTATGAATACCCTGATCTAGTTGAATATGTAGATGCTATTCGGCACTCCTACTGGCTCCATACCGAGTTTAATTTTACGAGTGACGTGCAAGATTTTAAGGTCAATGTTTCCGACAAGGAGCGTAGTGCGATCAAAAACGCTATGCTTGCAGTCGCTCAGGTTGAAGTAGCGGTTAAGACGTTCTGGGGAGATATTTATAAAAAGATGCCAAAGCCCGAGGTAGGTGCTGTTGGCTATACGTTTGCGGAAAGCGAGGTGCGACATATGGACGCGTACGCACATCTTTTGGAAATACTTGGACTCAACGACGAATTCAAGCGCATAAAAGAGATTCCGGCTATACACGAGCGTCTCACGTATCTCGAAGACATCCTGCAAAGATCCCGCACCAATGACAATCGTGAATATACGGAGGCGATTTTGTTATTCTCGCTTTTCACCGAGCACGTATCGCTCTTCTCGCAGTTCCTCATCATTATGTCCTTCAATAGACATAGGAATCTATTCAAGGGCATATCCAATGCGGTGGAGGCAACCTCGAAAGAGGAACAGATCCATGGACTTTTCGGGAGCGAACTTATTAATCAAATAAAGCGCGAACACCCCGAATGGTTTGACGATGAACACAAAGAGACGATCTATCAAGTGTGTCGCGACGCGTACGCCGCAGAAGAAAAGATCATTGACTGGATCTACGAGAAAGGCGAGTTGGATTTCTTGCCGGCTGTTACCGTTAAAGAGTTTGTTAAAAATCGGCTCAACAACTCGCTCGAGAGAATCGGAATGGAAAGACCCTTCGAGGTAGACGAAAAGCGTATCGAGGAGACCGATTGGTTTGACGATGAAGTGATCGCTACTAAACACAACGACTTTTTCTTCAAACGATCGATCAATTACAACAAACGTTCCGCAAGCGTTACCAGTGATGACTTATTTTAA